In one Capricornis sumatraensis isolate serow.1 chromosome 1, serow.2, whole genome shotgun sequence genomic region, the following are encoded:
- the NCK1 gene encoding SH2/SH3 adapter protein NCK1 isoform X1: MAEEVVVVAKFDYVAQQEQELDIKKNERLWLLDDSKSWWRVRNSMNKTGFVPSNYVERKNSARKASIVKNLKDTLGIGKVKRKPSVPDSASPADDSFVDPGERLYDLNMPAYVKFNYMAEREDELSLIKGTKVIVMEKCSDGWWRGSYNGQVGWFPSNYVTEEGDSPLGDHVGSLSEKLAAVVNNLNTGQVLHVVQALYPFSSSNDEELNFEKGDIMDVIEKPENDPEWWKCRKINGMVGLVPKNYVTIMQNNPLTSGLEPSPPQCDYIRPSLTGKFAGNPWYYGKVTRHQAEMALNERGHEGDFLIRDSESSPNDFSVSLKAQGKNKHFKVQLKETVYCIGQRKFSTMEELVEHYKKAPIFTSEQGEKLYLIKHLS; the protein is encoded by the exons ATGGCAGAGGAAGTGGTGGTAGTAGCCAAGTTTGATTATGTGGCCCAGCAAGAGCAAGAGCTGGACATCAAGAAGAACGAGAGACTGTGGCTTCTGGATGACTCTAAGTCCTGGTGGCGAGTTCGAAATTCCATGAATAAAACGGGTTTTGTGCCTTCTAACTATGTGGAAAGGAAAAACAGTGCCCGGAAAGCATCTATTGTAAAAAACCTTAAAGATACCTTAG GCattggaaaagtgaaaagaaaacctaGTGTGCCAGATTCTGCATCTCCTGCTGATGATAGCTTTGTTGACCCAGGGGAACGTCTCTATGACCTCAACATGCCTGCTTATGTAAAATTTAACTATATGGCAGAGAGAGAGGATGAATTATCATTGATAAAAGGGACGAAGGTGATCGTTATGGAGAAATGCAGTGATGGGTGGTGGCGGGGTAGCTACAATGGACAAGTTGGATGGTTCCCTTCAAACTATGTGACTGAGGAAGGCGACAGTCCTTTGGGTGACCATGTGGGTTCTTTGTCAGAGAAGTTAGCAGCAGTCGTCAATAACCTAAATACTGGGCAAGTGTTACATGTGGTTCAGGCTCTTTACCCATTCAGCTCGTCCAATGATGAAGAACTTAACTTTGAGAAAGGAGATATAATGGATGTTATCGAAAAACCTGAAAATGACCCTGAGTGGTGGAAATGCAGGAAGATCAATGGAATGGTTGGTCTGGTACCAAAAAACTATGTTACCATTATGCAGAATAATCCATTAACATCAGGTTTGGAACCATCGCCTCCACAGTGTGATTACATTAGGCCTTCACTTACTGGAAAGTTTGCTGGCAATCCGTGGTATTATGGGAAAGTCACCAGGCACCAAGCAGAAATGGCATTAAATGAAAGAGGGCATGAAGGTGATTTCCTCATTCGTGATAGTGAATCTTCG ccAAATGATTTCTCAGTATCACTAAAAGCACAAGGGAAAAACAAGCATTTTAAAGTACAACTAAAAGAGACTGTCTACTGCATTGGGCAGCGTAAATTCAGTACCATGGAAGAACTTGTAGAACATTACAAAAAGGCACCAATTTTTACAAGTGAACAAGGAGAAAAATTATATCTTATCAAGCATTTATCATGA
- the NCK1 gene encoding SH2/SH3 adapter protein NCK1 isoform X2, which yields MNWLKVLKDFFSIGKVKRKPSVPDSASPADDSFVDPGERLYDLNMPAYVKFNYMAEREDELSLIKGTKVIVMEKCSDGWWRGSYNGQVGWFPSNYVTEEGDSPLGDHVGSLSEKLAAVVNNLNTGQVLHVVQALYPFSSSNDEELNFEKGDIMDVIEKPENDPEWWKCRKINGMVGLVPKNYVTIMQNNPLTSGLEPSPPQCDYIRPSLTGKFAGNPWYYGKVTRHQAEMALNERGHEGDFLIRDSESSPNDFSVSLKAQGKNKHFKVQLKETVYCIGQRKFSTMEELVEHYKKAPIFTSEQGEKLYLIKHLS from the exons atgaattggCTAAAGGTGCTTAAAGATTTTTTCA GCattggaaaagtgaaaagaaaacctaGTGTGCCAGATTCTGCATCTCCTGCTGATGATAGCTTTGTTGACCCAGGGGAACGTCTCTATGACCTCAACATGCCTGCTTATGTAAAATTTAACTATATGGCAGAGAGAGAGGATGAATTATCATTGATAAAAGGGACGAAGGTGATCGTTATGGAGAAATGCAGTGATGGGTGGTGGCGGGGTAGCTACAATGGACAAGTTGGATGGTTCCCTTCAAACTATGTGACTGAGGAAGGCGACAGTCCTTTGGGTGACCATGTGGGTTCTTTGTCAGAGAAGTTAGCAGCAGTCGTCAATAACCTAAATACTGGGCAAGTGTTACATGTGGTTCAGGCTCTTTACCCATTCAGCTCGTCCAATGATGAAGAACTTAACTTTGAGAAAGGAGATATAATGGATGTTATCGAAAAACCTGAAAATGACCCTGAGTGGTGGAAATGCAGGAAGATCAATGGAATGGTTGGTCTGGTACCAAAAAACTATGTTACCATTATGCAGAATAATCCATTAACATCAGGTTTGGAACCATCGCCTCCACAGTGTGATTACATTAGGCCTTCACTTACTGGAAAGTTTGCTGGCAATCCGTGGTATTATGGGAAAGTCACCAGGCACCAAGCAGAAATGGCATTAAATGAAAGAGGGCATGAAGGTGATTTCCTCATTCGTGATAGTGAATCTTCG ccAAATGATTTCTCAGTATCACTAAAAGCACAAGGGAAAAACAAGCATTTTAAAGTACAACTAAAAGAGACTGTCTACTGCATTGGGCAGCGTAAATTCAGTACCATGGAAGAACTTGTAGAACATTACAAAAAGGCACCAATTTTTACAAGTGAACAAGGAGAAAAATTATATCTTATCAAGCATTTATCATGA